The DNA region TGTTGCGCACGCCCTCGGCGGCAAACTCCGGCATACCGGAATCTCCCGGCAGCCCACAGAAACCCTCATAGTCCACCAACCCGGTCTGGGTCGGGTGGTCGCCGCACAACTTGCACTGAGGGTCGCGCCGCACCGCAAACGAGCGGAACGAGGTCGTCAGCGCATCGTAGTGCACCAATTTCCCCAACGGCGGTTCGCCAACTCCGGCCAACAACTTCACCGCTTCCATCGCCTGCATCGATCCAATCACCCCGGGCAGCGCACCAATCACCCCCGCCTCGGCACACGATGGCACCGCATCAGGAGCTGGCGGTTCAGGAAAAAGACAGCGGTAGCATGGCCCGCCCAAATGCGGCGCAAACACACTCACCTGCCCTTCGAACAACAAGATCGAGCCGTACACATTCGGCTTCTTCAGCAACACTGCCACATCGTTGCTCAGGAAGCGCGTTGGGAAGTTATCCGTTCCATCCAGAATCACATCGTAGTCAGCCGCGATCTCCTTTGCATTCGCCGCCGTGAACCGCACTTCGTGCACATCCACCTGCACGTTCGGGTTGATCTCTTTCAACCTCTCCACCGCAGATGCCAACTTACTCCGCCCGACCCCGGACTCGCCGTGGATAATCTGACGCTGCAAGTTGCTACGTTCGACCACATCCGCATCGACCAATCCGACCCGCCCGACCCCGGCCGCCGCAAGATACATCGCCGCGGGAGACCCCAGCCCACCGGTGCCAATGCACAACACCGCCCCGTTTTTGAGTCGTTGTTGTCCGTCGGTGCCAAACCCGGGCAGAGTCAGGTGCCGTGCGTAGCGATCCAGTTCGTCGCGGTTGAGCGTGTGATCCATGCGCGCATTATCGCGCCCCCTCTCCCCGAGGCAAGTCACCGCATCCCTTATCCTCATCGCTATCGCGATCCCCCCCCAATCGGAGAGCTCCCGCCAATTCAACGACCTCCCCGTCCGCCGACCACATGAGTGTGGTCGCTCCATACGCTTCGCGGGAGCCCTGCACTCGTTATCTTTATCCATATCCAAATCCTCATCGGAGCGCAGCGATCCCGATAGCGATAAAGTTCACCTACTCCCGCCCGATCCATGCACGCGCAGCGCTGGGGGGGACGGCATTCCTGCCGTCGAATCGGGAACCGCCGCCCCACATCAACCGCCGCCGCATCCACCGCCCAACAAACAAACGTATCGCCATCGAGCTATGAACTTCCGCGACTACTATGAGGTCCTCGGTGTCTCCAAAGACGCCACGGCTGACGAAATACGCAAAGCCTTCCGCAAGCTCGCCCGCAAATACCACCCAGATGTGGCTGAGGACAAAGAAGCCGGTGAGGAGAAGTTCAAACAAATCAACGAAGCCTACGAAGTCCTCGGCGACCCTGAAAAGCGCAAGAAATACGATACCCTCGGCCAGAACTGGAACCAACCCGGTGCCGGGTTCACAGGCGCCGCCGGCGGTATGGGACAAGGCGGATACGAATACCACTTCAGTGGCACCGGCTTCTCCGACTTCTTCGAGCAATTCTTCGGTCGCGGTGCCCATGGTATGGCAGGCATGTCCGGAGGTGGCTACAGCGATCCCTTCAGTCGCCCGTCGGGCCCACGCAAAGGCGTCAGCGTGGATGCTGACCTGCTGGTCTCGCTCGAGGAAGCCTTCACCGGTGCCCAGCGCAAGCTGCGCCTCCAGGCACGAGACTCCGGCGAAGTGCGCGAGGTCACTGTCAAAATCCCGAGAGGCGTGGAAGACGGCCAACTCTTGCGCGTCCGTGGCTACGGGGGAGAAGGGATCAACGGCGGCGATCCCGGAGACCTTTACCTTCACGTCCGCATCGAGAGCCATCCGTTCTTCACCGTCGACCGCAGCGATCTCCTGTGCACGCTCGATCTGGCGCCATGGGAAGCCATGTTCGGCACCAAAGCGACCATCAAGACCCTCAAGGGGAAAATCAGACTCACCATCCCGCCCAATACCGAAGCCGGAGAAACACTCATCGCCTCAGGCATGGGCATGCCCCGTTCAGACGGCACCACCGGTGACCTTCACGCCACCGTCCGCATCGTGGTCCCGGAAAACCCGGACCCCGAAGAACGCGCGAGATGGGAGCACCTACGGGATACCAGCACGTTCAAGCCGAGGGAGTAACCAAACCCTGTTCATAGGTCCCATTAGTCCAATAGGTCCTATAAGAAAGCCCCCCTACAGAACCCACAAAAAAACCGGCGCACCCAGAAGGACGCGCCGGCTTTGATTTGAGTACTTGAGGTCGCTTACTCGTGGTCCGCCTGAGCGGTACGGGCGAGCTCTTTCGCAGCCTCGGTCTCCTGCACTTCCTTGCGCAGGTTCTTGCCGGTGCGCTTCGACCACCAGAGAGTCACTGGCGATGCCACGAAGACCGACGAGTACGTACCGACGATCACACCGATCAGAATGGTCAGCGAGAAGTCACGCATGCCAGGACCACCGAAGATGGTCAGCGTAAGCAGCGTCAGGATCGTGGTGCCCGAGGTAAGGAGCGTACGGCTCAGGGTTGCGTTCAATGCGTCGTTGACGATATCCGCTACGTTGCCGCTCTTATTCTGCAGGTTCTCACGGATACGGTCGAACACGACGATGGTGTCGTTGATCGAGTAACCTGCGATCGTGAGGAACGCACCGACCTGGATGACGGACATCTCAATGTTGAGCAGCACCGCAATACCGCCGGCAATGATCAAGTCGTGCACCAAGGCAGCCAAGGCACCCACCGCGAACGAGAACTCATAGCGCAAGCTGATGAAGAGCATGATCGCCAGCAAGCCGACACCGAGAGCGACTCCCGATTCGGTCAGCAACGATTTACCCATGGCCGGCCCCACACTCTGCACGCTGTGCGTCACGATCAGGTCGCCATTGCCATCCTGCTCGCCGAGCACTGGGATATCGCTGCGCAGGTGGTCGATGATACCGAGGTTTGTCTGGTTGCCGTCGTCATCAAACTGACTGAGCGCGGTGTTGTCCGCTGCGTGGATCGTCACGAACGTTCCAGCACCGGAAACATCGCCCTGGGCCTGAACCACCGGCTGCTGAGCCAGGTTCAACTTGGCCAACGAATCCTTCACCTCGGCAACGGTGATCTCTTTGTCGCCTGGGACTTTGAACTGAATCTCGTCACCACCGCGGAAGTCGATGCCAAGTGCATTCTCTCCCTTGATGCCGAACGAGGCGAGCGCCACGGCGATCACACCGAGCGACACCACCAAGGCGAGCTTGCGCTTGCCGATGAAGTCGAAGGTCGGAACCTTGAACTTGCCGCCGATGGAAAGCTTCTCCAGCAATCCGCCGGTCATCAGCCACCAGAAGCAAACTCGGGTGACAATGAGCGAGGCGAACAAGGAAGCCACAATACCCACCATCAAGGTCACAGCGAAGCCGCGCACGGCGTCGGTCGCCATCACGAACAAAATCGCAGCCGTGATCAAGGTGGTCAGGTTGGCATCAAAAATCGCCGAGAATGCCTTTTCGTAAGCAGCCTCAATCGCAGCACCAATCGACTTGCCGTTGGCGCGCTCTTCCTTCAAGCGCTCGTAGATCAGCACGTTGGCGTCCACCGCCATACCGATGGTCAACACGATACCGGCGATACCCGGCATGGTGAAGGTGAATTGGAATGCCGCCATGATGCCGAACAACAAGATGATGTTCACCACCAGACCGAAGATGGCGATGAAGCCAGGCAAACGGTAGTAGATCGCGACAAAGAAGAGCGTCAGCAGCAAACCGGCCACACCAGCGAGCAAGCCCTGGCGCACCGCGTCTTTACCGAGTGACGGCGAGATCGAGCGTTCGTCGACCACTTCCATCGCTTCTTCCAATGGGTTGTTGAGCGCGTTGGCGAGACCTCGGGCTTCCGCGTCGCTTGCCATACCGGAGATCTGACAACTGCCACCAGCGATAGCTTCGTTGAGGTTCGGTGCGCTGATCACCTCACCGTCGAGGACGATGGCGAGGCGGCGGCCCACGTTATCTTTGGTGATCTCGAAGAACTTGGTAGCGCCTTCGCTGTCGAAGTTGAGGTGGACGATGTTGCCTTCACCCGGAATGAACCCACCGGACGATTGCTTCACGTACTTACCGCTGAGCACCGGCTCACGCTCCAAAAGCACCTGCTCGGTGCTCTCGAGGTTCCCCTGCTTGTCGTAATGCTCAAGCGTCTTGAGGTCGTAGCCACCAACATATTCCGTCCCGGCTTCCACTTCTGGAGCGAGAG from Sulfuriroseicoccus oceanibius includes:
- the moeB gene encoding molybdopterin-synthase adenylyltransferase MoeB, whose product is MDHTLNRDELDRYARHLTLPGFGTDGQQRLKNGAVLCIGTGGLGSPAAMYLAAAGVGRVGLVDADVVERSNLQRQIIHGESGVGRSKLASAVERLKEINPNVQVDVHEVRFTAANAKEIAADYDVILDGTDNFPTRFLSNDVAVLLKKPNVYGSILLFEGQVSVFAPHLGGPCYRCLFPEPPAPDAVPSCAEAGVIGALPGVIGSMQAMEAVKLLAGVGEPPLGKLVHYDALTTSFRSFAVRRDPQCKLCGDHPTQTGLVDYEGFCGLPGDSGMPEFAAEGVRNISVTGLWDVIRNGVPAGAVVLDVREEKEFASGRAPGSRLEALSTLKQRFDAVCAECEGLDSVYVICKAGGRSLRACKALRDAGVKNLINVAGGMDAWKAAGLEME
- a CDS encoding DnaJ C-terminal domain-containing protein, with translation MNFRDYYEVLGVSKDATADEIRKAFRKLARKYHPDVAEDKEAGEEKFKQINEAYEVLGDPEKRKKYDTLGQNWNQPGAGFTGAAGGMGQGGYEYHFSGTGFSDFFEQFFGRGAHGMAGMSGGGYSDPFSRPSGPRKGVSVDADLLVSLEEAFTGAQRKLRLQARDSGEVREVTVKIPRGVEDGQLLRVRGYGGEGINGGDPGDLYLHVRIESHPFFTVDRSDLLCTLDLAPWEAMFGTKATIKTLKGKIRLTIPPNTEAGETLIASGMGMPRSDGTTGDLHATVRIVVPENPDPEERARWEHLRDTSTFKPRE
- the secD gene encoding protein translocase subunit SecD, with amino-acid sequence MDPILIFALSFGILATFFWYFATENPAKKRWIGTMLTVTLVVIGLFGAYPPEKRLKRGIDLAGGSSFVLELRPTPGKELSPTALEQAKVVIRQRLNEMGSADLKLFERGDDQLIVQMPGIEDSQRDSIREQLEKAAKLDFHLLHPQSSTLAPEVEAGTEYVGGYDLKTLEHYDKQGNLESTEQVLLEREPVLSGKYVKQSSGGFIPGEGNIVHLNFDSEGATKFFEITKDNVGRRLAIVLDGEVISAPNLNEAIAGGSCQISGMASDAEARGLANALNNPLEEAMEVVDERSISPSLGKDAVRQGLLAGVAGLLLTLFFVAIYYRLPGFIAIFGLVVNIILLFGIMAAFQFTFTMPGIAGIVLTIGMAVDANVLIYERLKEERANGKSIGAAIEAAYEKAFSAIFDANLTTLITAAILFVMATDAVRGFAVTLMVGIVASLFASLIVTRVCFWWLMTGGLLEKLSIGGKFKVPTFDFIGKRKLALVVSLGVIAVALASFGIKGENALGIDFRGGDEIQFKVPGDKEITVAEVKDSLAKLNLAQQPVVQAQGDVSGAGTFVTIHAADNTALSQFDDDGNQTNLGIIDHLRSDIPVLGEQDGNGDLIVTHSVQSVGPAMGKSLLTESGVALGVGLLAIMLFISLRYEFSFAVGALAALVHDLIIAGGIAVLLNIEMSVIQVGAFLTIAGYSINDTIVVFDRIRENLQNKSGNVADIVNDALNATLSRTLLTSGTTILTLLTLTIFGGPGMRDFSLTILIGVIVGTYSSVFVASPVTLWWSKRTGKNLRKEVQETEAAKELARTAQADHE